One window from the genome of Pseudomonas fluorescens encodes:
- a CDS encoding MFS transporter, which yields MSPLIRLLGSFIALMMAMGIGRFALTPQLPHLIGEGQVDLTAAGLIAAANYLGYFLGALDAMFARRPEQVRRRLLGGLWLCVLLTLASFWAWGFWPHLALRFGTGVASAWVMVMITTLSQPLAAAVGRPRLGALVFAGPGLGIFLTGLLALGSNLLGQTSATLWLVYAGVALAMLLVILPILPQPAAAAPVAGPTAPSPNAGIARLGVVYALYGVGYIIPATFLSQMASAQFHGQWLADLFWPCFGMAAASGVLLVSRRRPNPNTTGRWLIGTLWLQAAGVFACLLGSGPGLALGVILCGTPFLACMQLVMLRSRELAPHATQRNAGLLTACFAVGQLSGPLLAALSSHFSGGLQPALIIAGSGLVLAGGLLLRPASRGAASPCAQSALR from the coding sequence ATGTCACCTCTAATTCGCCTGCTCGGCAGTTTCATCGCGCTGATGATGGCCATGGGCATCGGCCGCTTCGCCCTGACGCCCCAGTTACCTCACTTGATCGGCGAAGGTCAGGTCGACTTGACCGCCGCCGGTCTGATTGCCGCCGCCAATTACCTGGGATACTTCCTTGGCGCGCTGGACGCCATGTTCGCCCGTCGGCCGGAACAGGTGCGACGGCGGTTGCTCGGCGGCCTGTGGCTGTGCGTGCTGCTGACCCTGGCGTCGTTCTGGGCCTGGGGCTTCTGGCCGCACCTGGCGCTGCGTTTCGGCACCGGCGTGGCGAGCGCCTGGGTGATGGTGATGATCACCACCCTGAGCCAACCCTTGGCTGCGGCGGTGGGACGGCCACGGCTCGGTGCCTTGGTGTTTGCCGGCCCGGGCCTGGGGATTTTCCTGACCGGCCTGCTCGCCCTGGGTTCGAACCTGCTGGGCCAGACCTCCGCCACCCTGTGGCTGGTGTATGCCGGCGTGGCCTTGGCGATGTTGCTGGTGATCTTGCCGATCCTGCCGCAGCCGGCAGCCGCAGCACCTGTCGCAGGGCCGACCGCCCCTTCGCCGAACGCGGGCATCGCACGATTGGGCGTGGTGTACGCCCTGTACGGCGTGGGCTACATCATTCCGGCGACGTTCCTGTCGCAAATGGCCTCGGCGCAGTTCCACGGCCAATGGCTGGCCGATCTGTTCTGGCCCTGCTTCGGCATGGCCGCCGCCAGCGGCGTATTGCTGGTCAGCCGGCGGCGGCCGAACCCGAACACCACCGGCCGCTGGTTGATCGGTACGCTCTGGCTGCAAGCCGCCGGGGTATTTGCCTGCCTGCTGGGCAGCGGGCCGGGGCTGGCCCTGGGGGTGATCCTGTGTGGCACGCCGTTCCTGGCCTGCATGCAACTGGTGATGCTGCGCTCCCGGGAACTGGCGCCCCACGCCACCCAGCGCAACGCTGGCCTGTTGACCGCCTGTTTTGCCGTGGGCCAACTCAGCGGGCCACTGCTGGCGGCGCTGAGCAGCCATTTCAGTGGCGGCCTGCAACCGGCGCTGATCATTGCCGGCAGCGGCCTGGTGCTGGCCGGTGGCTTGTTGCTGCGGCCCGCCAGCCGGGGCGCGGCGAGCCCTTGCGCCCAGAGCGCCCTGCGTTGA
- a CDS encoding NCS1 family nucleobase:cation symporter-1 produces MSEQLPNGYSPRLYNEDLGPLPQKWNWYNIFAFWMSDVHSVGGYVFAASLFALGLASWQVLIALLGGICIVQLIANLVAKPSQQAAVPYPVICRLAFGVFGANIPAVIRGLIAVAWYGIQTYLASSALIIVVLRFFPSMEVYATPHFAGLSYLGWFGFLSLWFVQALVFWTGMESIRRFIDWAGPVVYAVMFLLAGWIVWKAGWSNISFTLAEKSLSGWQAFGQVIVATALVVSYFSGPTLNFGDFSRYCRSMSDVRRGNFWGLPVNFLAFSLVTVVIVSGTLPVFGEMLHDPIATVARIDNDVAVLLGAFAFVTATIGINIVANFVSPAFDFANVAPSKISWRAGGMIAAVASIFITPWNLFNNPEVIHYTLDVLAAFIGPLFGILLVDYYLIKKQQIDVDALFNDGPSGRYYYSGGINWTAVKALIPATLMGVAITFTPVLQPMANFAWFTGCFLGGVLYFALARREPATQSSKAFSPAGQA; encoded by the coding sequence ATGTCCGAGCAATTGCCCAACGGCTACAGCCCCCGCCTCTATAACGAGGACCTGGGCCCGCTGCCGCAGAAATGGAATTGGTACAACATCTTCGCGTTCTGGATGAGTGACGTGCACAGCGTGGGCGGTTATGTCTTCGCCGCGAGTCTGTTCGCCTTGGGTCTGGCGAGTTGGCAGGTGCTTATCGCCTTGCTCGGCGGGATCTGCATCGTGCAGTTGATCGCCAACCTGGTCGCCAAGCCGAGCCAACAGGCGGCGGTGCCGTACCCGGTGATCTGTCGGCTGGCGTTCGGGGTGTTCGGGGCGAATATTCCTGCGGTCATTCGCGGTTTGATCGCCGTGGCCTGGTACGGCATTCAGACGTACCTGGCGTCCAGCGCGCTGATCATCGTGGTGCTGCGGTTTTTTCCTTCAATGGAGGTTTACGCGACGCCGCATTTTGCCGGTTTGTCCTACCTGGGTTGGTTCGGTTTCCTCAGCCTGTGGTTTGTCCAGGCGCTGGTGTTCTGGACCGGCATGGAATCGATCCGTCGTTTCATCGATTGGGCCGGGCCGGTGGTGTACGCCGTGATGTTCCTGTTGGCCGGCTGGATCGTGTGGAAGGCCGGTTGGAGCAACATCAGCTTCACCCTGGCAGAAAAGTCCTTGTCCGGCTGGCAGGCGTTCGGCCAAGTGATCGTGGCGACGGCCCTGGTGGTGTCGTACTTTTCCGGCCCGACCCTGAATTTCGGCGATTTCAGCCGTTACTGCCGAAGCATGTCTGACGTGCGCCGGGGTAATTTCTGGGGGCTGCCGGTGAATTTCCTGGCGTTCTCCCTGGTCACCGTGGTGATTGTTTCCGGGACCTTGCCGGTGTTCGGTGAAATGCTCCACGACCCGATTGCCACCGTGGCGCGCATCGACAACGACGTGGCGGTCTTGCTGGGGGCCTTTGCCTTCGTGACCGCCACCATCGGCATCAACATTGTCGCCAACTTCGTCTCGCCGGCCTTCGACTTCGCCAACGTCGCCCCCAGCAAGATCAGTTGGCGCGCCGGCGGCATGATCGCGGCGGTGGCCTCGATTTTCATCACGCCGTGGAACCTGTTCAACAACCCCGAAGTGATCCACTACACCCTGGACGTGCTGGCGGCGTTCATCGGCCCGTTGTTCGGGATCCTGCTGGTGGATTACTACCTGATCAAGAAGCAGCAGATCGACGTCGATGCGTTGTTCAATGACGGGCCCAGCGGGCGCTATTACTACAGCGGCGGCATCAACTGGACGGCGGTCAAGGCGTTGATTCCGGCGACGCTGATGGGGGTGGCGATCACCTTCACCCCCGTGCTGCAACCGATGGCCAACTTTGCCTGGTTCACCGGTTGCTTCCTCGGCGGGGTGTTGTATTTCGCCTTGGCGCGACGCGAGCCGGCCACGCAGTCGAGCAAGGCGTTCAGCCCGGCCGGCCAGGCCTGA
- a CDS encoding S1 RNA-binding domain-containing protein → MALVGRYNSLQVVKHTNFGLYLDGGADGEILLPNRYIPKDIPSEDEDWLNVFIYLDSDDKLIATTEKPKVQVGEFASLKVVEVNSIGVFLDWGLPKDLLLPYSEEKRQMTAGEYCVVHVYLDKHTRRITATARLDRYLDKTPANYTPGQEVDLLVAEATDMGFKAIINNKHWGLIHKNEIFKFMRAGMQEKGFIKEIRPDGKISLSLQPVGQEAATSLNAKILAKLRENNGTLAVSDKSDPALISSLFGVSKGNFKKAIGALYKNGQIVIHADRIELS, encoded by the coding sequence ATGGCTTTAGTCGGGCGCTACAACAGTTTGCAAGTGGTTAAACACACTAACTTCGGTTTATATCTGGACGGCGGTGCGGACGGCGAAATCCTGCTGCCCAATCGATATATTCCCAAGGATATTCCCAGTGAAGATGAAGACTGGCTCAATGTTTTCATTTATCTGGACAGCGACGATAAATTGATCGCCACCACGGAAAAACCCAAGGTTCAGGTCGGTGAGTTCGCCAGCCTGAAAGTGGTTGAGGTCAACAGCATCGGCGTGTTCCTGGACTGGGGCCTGCCCAAGGACCTGTTGCTGCCGTATTCCGAAGAAAAGCGCCAGATGACCGCCGGCGAATACTGCGTGGTGCACGTCTACCTCGACAAGCACACCCGTCGCATCACCGCCACGGCGCGCCTGGATCGTTATCTGGACAAGACCCCGGCCAACTACACGCCGGGCCAGGAAGTGGATTTGCTGGTCGCCGAAGCCACCGACATGGGGTTCAAGGCGATCATCAATAACAAGCACTGGGGCCTGATCCACAAGAATGAAATCTTCAAGTTCATGCGCGCCGGCATGCAGGAAAAAGGCTTCATCAAGGAAATCCGCCCGGACGGCAAGATCAGCCTGAGCCTGCAGCCGGTGGGCCAGGAAGCCGCCACCAGCCTGAACGCCAAGATCCTCGCCAAGTTGCGAGAGAACAACGGCACCCTGGCGGTCAGCGACAAGAGCGACCCGGCGCTGATCAGCAGCCTGTTTGGCGTGAGCAAGGGCAACTTCAAGAAGGCCATTGGTGCGCTGTACAAGAATGGGCAGATTGTCATTCATGCCGATCGCATTGAATTGAGCTAA
- a CDS encoding TorF family putative porin translates to MRIPIVALAISLLTCSLAQGQVFQRELGDFDLKLGTTPSRSMAQGLVTPSSTGSFHGGLDLSHDSGWYVGQWSPSAGVSADLEVDSYIGFKQPFDQTLGYEVGLIHYSYPTVDTLDSQEFYGGLTVLGSRFGAALSNDPDKQNSTLFADLGGNVPFGIGISAKYTTHQLNTPVSVENGYVGSFSDWSLKISRPWKGLDLDLIYSDSSLSGSSCSAYSGHNSECDSLLTLKMAHPFY, encoded by the coding sequence ATGCGTATTCCTATTGTTGCGCTGGCGATCAGCCTGCTGACGTGCTCCCTCGCCCAGGGGCAGGTGTTCCAACGCGAACTCGGCGACTTCGACCTCAAACTGGGCACCACCCCCAGCCGCAGCATGGCCCAGGGCCTGGTCACACCGTCGAGCACCGGTTCGTTTCATGGTGGGTTGGACCTGAGCCACGACAGCGGTTGGTATGTTGGCCAGTGGTCACCCAGCGCCGGCGTGTCCGCTGATCTGGAGGTGGATTCCTACATCGGCTTTAAACAACCCTTCGACCAGACCCTGGGCTACGAAGTCGGCCTGATCCACTACAGCTACCCCACCGTCGATACCCTCGACAGCCAGGAGTTCTACGGCGGCCTGACCGTGCTCGGCAGCCGTTTCGGCGCGGCCCTGAGCAACGATCCGGACAAACAGAACAGCACGCTGTTCGCCGACCTGGGCGGCAACGTGCCGTTCGGCATTGGCATCAGCGCCAAGTACACCACCCACCAGCTCAATACGCCGGTCTCGGTCGAGAACGGTTATGTAGGCAGTTTCAGCGACTGGTCGTTGAAAATTTCCCGTCCGTGGAAGGGCCTCGACCTGGACCTGATCTACAGCGACTCAAGCCTCAGCGGCAGCAGTTGCTCGGCGTATTCCGGCCACAACAGCGAATGCGACAGCCTGCTGACCCTCAAGATGGCCCATCCTTTTTACTAA
- a CDS encoding DUF6279 family lipoprotein produces the protein MSRWLTRTALFIALLLTLTACSRVGLAYRNLDLIIPWTLNDYLEIKGEQKDWFNERLKEHLTWHCTTQLPGYVDWLDRLKTMVQTNQVTDEALQQRTQEAKAAIAETAQAITPSAIELLQGLSDEQVDDMDASFVKDQRKRQQQYLKPTLQEQIQERSERMVKRLNDWLGPLNDAQRQRVVAWSTALGDQNQQWIANRAHWQNQFSEAVAQRHSPDFPKRIEQLLVNRESLWTPAYREAFSKTEAQARSLLVDLMAESTPPQRERLLKKIDGMKKDFTDLKCLKAARS, from the coding sequence ATGTCGCGCTGGTTGACCCGCACCGCCCTGTTCATTGCCCTGCTGCTGACGCTGACCGCCTGCAGCCGCGTAGGCCTGGCCTACCGCAACCTCGACCTGATCATCCCCTGGACCCTCAACGATTATCTGGAGATCAAAGGCGAGCAAAAAGACTGGTTCAACGAACGCCTCAAGGAACACCTGACCTGGCACTGCACGACGCAATTGCCCGGCTACGTCGACTGGCTGGATCGCTTGAAGACCATGGTGCAAACCAATCAGGTGACCGACGAAGCCCTGCAACAACGGACCCAGGAAGCCAAGGCCGCCATCGCCGAAACCGCCCAGGCCATCACCCCCTCGGCCATCGAATTGCTGCAAGGCCTGAGTGACGAACAAGTCGACGACATGGACGCCTCTTTCGTCAAAGACCAGCGCAAACGCCAGCAGCAATACCTCAAGCCGACATTGCAGGAGCAGATCCAGGAGCGCAGCGAGCGCATGGTCAAACGCCTGAACGACTGGCTCGGCCCGCTCAACGACGCCCAGCGCCAGCGGGTGGTCGCCTGGTCCACCGCCCTGGGCGATCAGAACCAGCAATGGATCGCCAACCGCGCCCACTGGCAAAACCAGTTCAGCGAAGCCGTGGCCCAACGCCACAGCCCCGATTTCCCGAAACGCATCGAGCAGTTGCTGGTCAACCGCGAAAGCCTCTGGACGCCCGCCTACCGCGAAGCCTTCAGCAAAACCGAAGCCCAGGCCCGCAGCCTGCTGGTGGACCTGATGGCCGAAAGCACCCCGCCCCAGCGCGAACGGCTACTGAAGAAAATCGACGGGATGAAGAAGGACTTCACTGATTTGAAGTGCCTGAAAGCAGCACGCTCTTAA
- a CDS encoding DUF899 domain-containing protein — MNVENHPVVSREEWLAARRQHLAHEKAFTRERDKLSAERRALPWVKIDKPYRFQGPHGELNLADLFGGRSQLIVYHFMFGPGWTEGCDGCSFLSDHIDGANQHLAHHDVAVVAVSRAPFTEFQAFKRRMGWAFDWVSSNGCDFNYDFGVSFKAEDTAGGKATYNYEKTDTTEGELPGLSVFYRNEAGDIFHTYSTYARGLDMLVGTYNYLDLTPKGRNEDEIMDWVRHHDKYDEAKPHSCCHS, encoded by the coding sequence ATGAACGTAGAGAATCATCCGGTCGTCTCGCGGGAAGAATGGCTCGCCGCCCGCCGCCAACACCTGGCCCACGAAAAAGCCTTCACCCGCGAACGGGACAAACTCAGCGCCGAACGCCGCGCCTTGCCCTGGGTAAAAATCGACAAACCCTACCGCTTCCAAGGCCCCCACGGCGAACTGAACCTGGCCGACCTGTTCGGCGGCCGCAGCCAATTGATCGTCTACCACTTCATGTTCGGCCCCGGCTGGACAGAAGGCTGTGATGGCTGCTCGTTCCTGTCCGACCACATCGACGGCGCCAACCAACACCTGGCCCACCATGACGTGGCTGTGGTCGCCGTCTCCCGCGCCCCCTTTACCGAGTTCCAGGCGTTCAAACGCCGCATGGGCTGGGCGTTCGACTGGGTCTCGTCCAACGGCTGCGACTTCAACTACGACTTCGGCGTCAGCTTCAAAGCCGAAGACACCGCCGGTGGAAAAGCCACCTACAACTACGAAAAAACCGACACCACCGAAGGCGAACTCCCTGGCCTGAGCGTCTTCTATCGCAACGAAGCCGGCGACATCTTCCACACCTACTCCACCTACGCCCGCGGCCTGGACATGCTGGTCGGCACCTACAACTACCTCGACCTGACGCCAAAGGGCCGCAACGAAGACGAAATCATGGATTGGGTGCGGCATCACGATAAATACGACGAGGCCAAGCCCCACAGCTGCTGCCACAGCTGA